From Solanum lycopersicum chromosome 8, SLM_r2.1, the proteins below share one genomic window:
- the LOC101267729 gene encoding subtilisin-like protease, with product MTCILIISFAFWLIFHFVVAQPQSSLQTYIVHVNKPDVQVVANSADLESYYNSFVPVEIVGSEEPTRIIHSYHHVVSGFAARLSAEEVKEMEMKDGFVYARVEKILALHITRTPNFLGLYQNVGLWQESNYGKGVIIGVLDTGINPGHPCFSDKNMPPPPEKWKGKCEFVGDVTCNKKLIGARNFVRGSTDPLFEKGGHGTLTSSVAAGNFVDDANVFGNANGTAAGMAPLAHIAMYKVCSDSGCSDVDTLAAIDAAIDDGVDVLSLSIGGYTAPFYDDGMAIGAFAAIQKGIFMSASAGNDGPLSATLSNVAPWILTVGASTHDRKIVATVVLGNGQEYDGQSIFHPTDCHTLFPLVYPGLLNQEAAICKSGSLNNTDVKGKIVVCDKSGGVTKLEKGKTVRDAGGVAMVLANLEIDGDGTLAYVDLLPTTNVGYSAGEIIKAYVNSTSTPLAGILFKGTSIGFKSAPSVSSFSSRGPSLASPGILKPDIIGPGVNILAATHVSAENKIDTYLTFNIVSGTSISCPHLSGIVALIRSSHPDWSPAAIKSAIMTTADQFNLEGQPILDQRNLPADIFATGAGHVNPSKANDPGLIYDIQPHNYIQYLCGLGYTDKQIGLIVQQTIKCSQQSAILEAELNYPSFSIILGPQSQTYTRTVTNVGDASSTYTVNITQIRGVHIVVKPTTLVFTKVNQQATYSVTFTQIGDITGHFVQGAISWMSNKYIVRSPISVKFE from the coding sequence ATGACTTGCATTTTGATCATCTCGTTTGCTTTTTGGTTGATTTTTCATTTCGTAGTTGCTCAACCTCAGAGCAGTTTGCAAACTTATATTGTTCATGTAAATAAGCCTGATGTACAAGTTGTCGCTAATTCAGCTGATTTGGAAAGTTATTATAACTCTTTTGTACCGGTAGAGATTGTTGGTTCAGAGGAGCCAACGCGAATTATTCACTCATATCACCATGTGGTATCAGGTTTTGCAGCCAGATTGTCAGCTGAGGAggtaaaagaaatggaaatgaAAGATGGTTTTGTGTACGCGAGGGTTGAGAAGATTTTAGCTTTGCATATAACGCGTACTCCAAACTTTTTGGGGTTGTATCAGAATGTGGGGCTCTGGCAAGAGTCGAATTATGGTAAAGGTGTGATTATTGGGGTTCTGGATACTGGGATTAATCCAGGTCATCCATGTTTTAGTGATAAAAACATGCCACCTCCACCGGAGAAATGGAAAGGGAAATGTGAATTCGTAGGGGATGTAACGTGTAATAAGAAGCTTATTGGTGCGAGGAATTTTGTGAGAGGTTCAACTGATCCACTGTTTGAAAAAGGAGGCCATGGAACGCTTACATCAAGCGTAGCTGCTGGAAACTTTGTTGATGATGCAAATGTGTTTGGCAATGCTAATGGCACAGCAGCCGGTATGGCCCCTCTTGCTCACATTGCTATGTACAAGGTGTGTTCAGACTCTGGTTGTTCCGATGTTGACACATTAGCTGCAATTGATGCTGCAATAGACGATGGTGTTGACGTGCTTTCTCTCTCCATTGGTGGATATACTGCTCCGTTTTATGATGATGGTATGGCCATTGGCGCTTTTGCTGCAATCCAAAAGGGTATCTTTATGAGTGCTTCTGCTGGTAACGATGGTCCACTTAGTGCTACACTATCAAACGTGGCCCCTTGGATTCTCACAGTTGGCGCTAGCACCCATGATAGAAAGATAGTGGCAACCGTTGTGTTAGGAAATGGTCAAGAATATGACGGTCAATCGATTTTTCACCCCACAGACTGTCATACCTTATTTCCTTTGGTATATCCTGGCTTGTTAAATCAAGAAGCTGCAATATGTAAATCAGGATCATTGAATAACACTGATGTCAAGGGCAAAATTGTTGTGTGTGACAAAAGCGGTGGTGTAACAAAACTTGAGAAAGGAAAAACAGTAAGGGATGCAGGTGGTGTTGCCATGGTTCTTGCCAATCTAGAGATTGACGGAGATGGCACGTTAGCTTATGTTGATCTCCTTCCTACGACGAATGTAGGTTATAGTGCAGGAGAAATAATTAAAGCCTACGTAAATTCAACCTCCACGCCTTTGGCAGGAATCTTGTTCAAAGGCACTAGCATAGGCTTTAAGAGTGCACCATCAGTATCATCTTTTTCCTCTAGGGGTCCTAGCTTGGCAAGTCCAGGCATACTCAAACCAGACATTATCGGTCCTGGTGTGAACATCCTTGCTGCAACACACGTTTCAGCGGAGAACAAAATTGACACCTATTTGACATTTAACATCGTCTCGGGTACCTCAATCTCATGTCCTCACCTTAGTGGCATTGTGGCTCTGATTAGAAGTTCACACCCTGATTGGTCACCAGCTGCTATTAAATCCGCGATAATGACTACAGCTGATCAATTCAACCTCGAAGGCCAGCCCATCCTTGATCAGAGGAATTTACCCGCTGATATTTTTGCTACTGGTGCCGGACATGTAAATCCATCAAAAGCAAATGATCCAGGACTTATCTATGACATCCAACCACATAACTACATCCAGTACCTATGCGGTCTTGGCTACACCGATAAACAAATTGGACTTATAGTGCAACAAACTATCAAATGTTCACAACAATCAGCCATACTTGAGGCAGAACTAAACTATCCTTCTTTCTCTATTATACTAGGACCACAATCGCAAACTTATACAAGAACGGTTACAAATGTTGGTGATGCAAGCTCAACTTACACCGTTAACATCACTCAAATTCGAGGAGTCCACATAGTTGTCAAGCCAACCACACTTGTTTTCACCAAGGTGAACCAACAAGCAACTTATTCAGTTACCTTTACACAAATTGGTGATATCACAGGCCATTTTGTTCAAGGAGCTATATCATGGATGTCTAATAAGTATATTGTTAGAAGCCCAATCTCTGTTAAATTTGAATAA
- the LOC101268305 gene encoding subtilisin-like protease 3 — translation MSNLTGTSVSCLHLSDIAALLKSVHLDWSPAGIKSAIMTTADVINLKSNLIEDETYLPADVFATGAGHVNPSKANDPGLIYDIEPSDYISYLCGLNYTNRQLLSLCSAKLIVRRLRAS, via the exons atgtcaaatttaacTG GTACCTCAGTGTCTTGTCTCCATCTGAGTGACATTGCAGCGCTACTAAAAAGTGTTCACCTGGATTGGTCTCCAGCTGGAATTAAGTCAGCAATTATGACAACAGCCGATGTCATAAACCTCAAATCCAACTTAATCGAGGATGAAACGTACCTTCCAGCCGATGTCTTTGCCACAGGTGCAGGCCATGTTAATCCATCAAAAGCAAATGATCCCGGCCTGATATATGATATAGAGCCATCCGATTACATATCTTATTTATGTGGTTTGAATTATACAAACAGACAGTTGCTGTCATTGTGCAGTGCAAAGTTAATTGTTCGGAGATTACGAGCATCTTAG
- the LOC101268601 gene encoding subtilisin-like protease: MVAQYRSILSIIGLICVLFPFTTNATEQDNSQIYIVHCEFPDGKRSTNNQDLESYYLSFLPATTSDSSREAPRLIYSYRNVITGFAAKLSLEDLKEMEKMEGFVSARPEGLLDLHTTHSVNFMGLNQNMGFWNDSNYGKGVIIGVIDTGIFPDHPSFSDDGMPPPPAKWKGICQFNTTKCNNKLIGARYFSYTGNDPWDENGHGTHTASTASGRFVPGANILGNANGTAMGVAPLAHVAIYKTCSAIGCFGSDILAAMDMAIEDGVDILSISLGSRSRQFYEDVIALGAFSAMERGIFVSCSAGNSGPYTFSVSNDAPWILTVGASTIDRKIKATAVLGNNQEFDGESAFQPSDFPSTLLPLIYPGSNDSDILAQYCYPSSLNNTNVMGKIVLCEAGITRAVDKGIAVKAAGGAAMIIMNPKSWANTTFAEAHVLPVTHVTYADGLKIQAYINSTTTPTATIAFKGTTIGDNRAPVVAGFSSRGPSYVSPRILKPDIIGPGVNILAAWPVSLENNTNTNSTFNMISGTSMSCPHLSGVAALLKSVHPDWSPAAIKSAIMTTADVLNLGSNLIEDETYLPADVFATGAGHVNPSKANAPGLIYDIKPSDYLPYLCGLNYTNRQIAVILQRKVNCSEVTSILEGQLNYPSFAIQVKSNSGVQVYSRTVTNVGQANSTYRVDIDSPQGLDVKVEPTTLVFSDVKQKLSYQVTFTPFAAPSTTYTQGSLRWISENHIVRSQIAAWFSDYL, encoded by the coding sequence ATGGTGGCTCAATACAGGTCAATTCTCTCTATAATTGGGCTGATTTGTGTGCTATTTCCATTTACCACTAATGCAACAGAACAGGACAATTCACAAATCTATATTGTTCATTGTGAGTTCCCTGATGGGAAAAGATCTACCAATAATCAAGATTTGGAAAGCTATTATCTTTCTTTCTTGCCTGCAACAACCTCAGATAGTTCTCGTGAAGCACCACGATTGATATATTCCTATCGAAATGTTATAACAGGTTTTGCAGCTAAGTTATCACTAGAAGATTTAaaggaaatggagaaaatgGAAGGATTTGTCTCTGCACGCCCCGAGGGGCTACTTGATTTACACACCACACATAGTGTAAATTTCATGGGGTTGAACCAGAACATGGGGTTCTGGAATGACTCGAATTATGGGAAAGGTGTGATCATTGGAGTTATTGACACGGGAATTTTCCCGGACCACCCTTCGTTtagcgatgatgggatgccacctCCCCCTGCTAAATGGAAGGGTATATGTCAGTTTAATACCACTAAGTGTAACAACAAGCTCATTGGTGCGAGGTACTTCAGCTACACGGGAAATGATCCATGGGACGAAAATGGACATGGTACACATACTGCTAGCACAGCATCTGGACGTTTCGTTCCAGGTGCTAACATTTTAGGCAATGCTAATGGCACAGCTATGGGTGTTGCACCTCTCGCTCATGTTGCCATTTACAAAACGTGCTCTGCTATTGGTTGTTTTGGGAGCGATATTTTGGCAGCTATGGATATGGCTATTGAAGATGGTGTCGATATACTTTCAATTTCCCTTGGTAGTCGATCTAGACAATTCTATGAAGATGTCATTGCACTTGGTGCATTTAGTGCTATGGAAAGGGGAATCTTTGTCAGCTGTTCTGCTGGAAATTCAGGACCATACACTTTTTCAGTATCTAATGATGCGCCCTGGATTCTCACAGTTGGTGCAAGCACTATCGACAGGAAAATAAAGGCCACTGCTGTGCTTGGAAACAATCAAGAATTCGACGGAGAATCAGCCTTTCAACCTAGTGACTTTCCTTCAACACTGTTGCCTCTTATCTATCCTGGAAGCAATGATAGTGACATTCTTGCTCAGTATTGTTACCCTAGTTCGCTGAACAACACAAATGTCATGGGAAAGATTGTGTTGTGTGAGGCTGGTATAACAAGAGCAGTTGATAAAGGAATAGCAGTGAAGGCAGCTGGTGGTGCTGCCATGATCATTATGAATCCAAAATCCTGGGCTAACACAACATTTGCTGAAGCACATGTCCTACCCGTGACACACGTTACCTATGCTGATGGTCTAAAAATCCAAGCGTACATAAACTCAACAACAACCCCCACTGCAACAATCGCATTCAAGGGAACTACAATCGGAGATAATCGTGCTCCAGTGGTTGCTGGATTTTCTTCCAGGGGTCCAAGTTATGTAAGTCCTAGAATTCTGAAACCGGACATTATTGGTCCTGGTGTTAACATTTTAGCAGCTTGGCCTGTTTCCTTGGAGAACAACACAAATACCAACTCGACATTCAACATGATCTCAGGCACCTCAATGTCTTGTCCTCACCTCAGTGGCGTTGCAGCACTACTAAAAAGTGTTCACCCCGATTGGTCTCCAGCTGCAATTAAGTCAGCTATTATGACAACAGCCGATGTCTTAAACCTCGGATCCAACTTAATCGAGGACGAAACTTACCTTCCAGCCGATGTCTTTGCCACAGGTGCCGGTCATGTTAATCCATCAAAAGCAAATGCCCCCGGCCTGATATATGATATCAAGCCATCTGATTACTTACCTTATTTATGTGGTTTGAATTACACAAACAGACAAATTGCAGTCATTCTGCAGCGCAAAGTTAATTGTTCAGAGGTTACGAGTATCTTAGAAGGTCAACTAAATTATCCATCGTTTGCAATTCAAGTTAAAAGCAACTCAGGAGTTCAAGTATATTCAAGAACTGTGACAAATGTAGGACAAGCCAACTCGACATACCGAGTTGATATTGATTCACCGCAAGGCCTTGATGTGAAAGTTGAACCAACTACACTTGTTTTTTCAGATGTGAAACAAAAATTGAGCTATCAAGTAACATTTACACCTTTTGCTGCACCAAGTACTACATATACTCAGGGATCTCTTAGATGGATTTCTGAAAACCACATTGTTAGGAGCCAAATTGCTGCTTGGTTTTCtgattatttgtga
- the LOC109120842 gene encoding subtilisin-like protease 3, producing MAQFSSIVTILGLICVFFLCTSNATEHPIYRRPKEDQEQRNSEVYIVHCEFPEGERGTRYLDLDSWYLSFLPATTSDSSREAPRLIYSYRNVLTGFAVKLSPDDLKEMEKMEGFISARPERLLDLYTTHSVDFLGLHQNTGLWNDSNYGKGVIIGVIDTGIFPDHPSFNDDGMPPPPAKWKGKCEFNVTKCNNKLIGARYFQSSGNETSWDEIGHGTHTASTAAGRFVPGANIFGNANGTAVGVAPLAHIAMYKVCSGLTCSESHVLAAMDMAIDDGVDVLSLSLGTLTNNFYEDNVALGAFSAMQKGIFVSCAAGNSGPSSFSTSNEAPWILTVGASTIDRKIKATAVLGNNQEFDGESAFQPSDFPPTVLPLIYPGSNVSNFNAKYCTPDSLNNTNVVGKIVLCEVGITTRANKGIAVEAAGGAGMILMNPEDMANTTLAEVHVLPVTHVSYAAGVKIKEYINSTLIPTATIVFKGTIIGDDRAPVVAGFSSRGPNFASPGILKPDIIGPGVNILAAWHISLENKTNTNSRFNMISGTSMSCPHLSGVAALLKSVHPDWSPAAIKSAIMTTADDVNLRSNLIEDETYLPADVFATGAGHVNPSKANDPGLIYDIEPSDYLSYLCGLNYTDRQVGIFLQRKANCSEITSILEVQLNYPSFSILVRVNSTAQVYSRTVTNVGQAYSTYRVEIGSPPGIDVKIEPTTLVFSEVKQKLSYQVTFTPLATLPNTTFSQGSFRWISEKHIVRSQIAVRFL from the coding sequence atgGCTCAATTTAGTTCAATTGTCACTATACTTGGGCTTAtttgtgttttctttttatgCACCAGTAATGCAACTGAACATCCTATTTATCGAAGGCCTAAAGAAGATCAAGAACAGAGAAATTCAGAAGTTTATATTGTTCATTGTGAGTTTCCGGAGGGCGAAAGGGGTACCAGATATCTAGATTTAGATAGCTGGTATCTTTCTTTCTTGCCTGCAACAACCTCAGATAGTTCTCGTGAGGCGCCACGTTTGATATATTCCTATCGAAATGTTCTAACAGGTTTTGCAGTTAAGTTGTCCCCGGATGACTTAaaggaaatggagaaaatgGAAGGATTTATCTCAGCACGCCCCGAGAGGTTACTTGATTTATACACCACACATAGTGTTGATTTCTTGGGGTTGCACCAGAATACGGGGCTCTGGAATGACTCGAATTATGGGAAAGGTGTGATTATTGGTGTTATTGACACGGGGATTTTCCCTGACCATCCTTCGTTTaacgatgatgggatgccacctCCCCCTGCTAAATGGAAGGGTAAGTGTGAATTTAATGTCACAAAGTGTAACAACAAGCTCATTGGTGCGAGGTACTTCCAGTCCTCGGGGAATGAAACATCATGGGACGAGATTGGGCATGGTACACACACTGCTAGCACGGCTGCTGGACGTTTTGTGCCAGGTGCTAACATTTTTGGTAATGCCAATGGCACAGCCGTGGGCGTTGCACCTCTTGCTCATATTGCCATGTACAAGGTGTGTTCTGGTCTCACTTGCTCTGAGAGCCATGTTTTGGCTGCAATGGATATGGCTATTGATGATGGAGTCGACGTGCTTTCTCTTTCCCTTGGAACATTAACTAACAATTTCTATGAAGACAACGTTGCACTCGGAGCATTTAGTGCTATGCAAAAGGGAATCTTTGTCAGCTGTGCTGCTGGAAATTCAGGGCCGTCCAGTTTTTCAACATCTAATGAAGCACCCTGGATTTTAACTGTTGGTGCAAGCACAATCGATAGGAAAATCAAGGCCACTGCTGTGCTTGGAAACAATCAAGAATTTGACGGAGAATCGGCCTTTCAACCTAGTGACTTTCCTCCAACAGTGTTGCCTCTTATTTATCCTGGAAGCAATGTTAGTAACTTTAATGCTAAATATTGTACCCCTGATTCGTTGAATAACACAAATGTCGTGGGAAAGATTGTGTTGTGTGAGGTTGGTATAACGACACGAGCTAATAAAGGAATAGCAGTTGAGGCAGCTGGTGGTGCTGGCATGATTCTTATGAATCCAGAAGACATGGCTAACACAACATTGGCCGAGGTACATGTCCTTCCGGTCACACACGTTAGCTATGCAGCTGGTGTAAAAATCAAAGAGTATATAAACTCAACATTGATCCCTACTGCAACAATAGTATTCAAGGGAACTATAATCGGTGATGATCGTGCTCCAGTGGTTGCTGGATTTTCTTCCAGGGgtccaaattttgcaagtcctGGAATTCTAAAACCGGACATTATTGGTCCTGGTGTTAATATCCTAGCAGCTTGGCatatttccttggaaaacaaaacaaataccAACTCGAGATTCAACATGATCTCAGGCACGTCAATGTCATGTCCTCACCTCAGTGGCGTTGCAGCATTACTAAAAAGTGTTCACCCCGATTGGTCTCCAGCTGCAATAAAGTCAGCAATTATGACAACAGCCGATGATGTAAACCTCAGATCCAACTTAATCGAGGACGAGACGTACCTTCCAGCTGATGTCTTTGCCACGGGTGCAGGCCACGTTAATCCATCAAAAGCAAATGATCCCGGCCTGATATATGACATAGAACCATCCGATTACTTATCTTATCTATGTGGTTTAAATTACACAGACAGACAAGTCGGGATCTTTCTGCAACGCAAAGCTAACTGTTCAGAGATTACTAGCATCTTAGAAGTTCAACTAAATTATCCATCATTTTCGATCCTTGTCAGAGTCAACTCAACAGCTCAAGTATATTCAAGAACTGTGACAAACGTAGGACAAGCCTACTCAACATACAGAGTTGAAATTGGTTCACCGCCGGGCATTGATGTGAAAATTGAACCAACTACACTTGTTTTTTCAGAGGTGAAACAAAAACTGAGCTATCAAGTGACATTTACACCTTTGGCTACTTTACCAAACACCACTTTTAGTCAGGGATCTTTCAGATGGATTTCTGAAAAACACATTGTTAGAAGCCAAATCGCTGTTCGATTTTTATGA